The following coding sequences lie in one Apium graveolens cultivar Ventura chromosome 1, ASM990537v1, whole genome shotgun sequence genomic window:
- the LOC141697172 gene encoding pathogenesis-related protein 1B-like — translation MHWNESLAAYAGNYIKKIAPNCKHEHSGGPYGKCLFQGNGAATAKEIVDYWASEKKYWDPKSKRCEERQDCGHYLQVVNPNSPSLGCAKAKCGNDVVEKKYFMTSRPGKLGLNPNNRTEIYGSEIRSEI, via the exons ATGCATTGGAATGAGAGTTTGGCTGCGTATGCAGGGAATTACATCAAAAAGATAGCCCCCAACTGTAAGCATGAACATTCGGGCGGACCATATGGCAAGTGTCTATTTCAAGGTAATGGTGCGGCAACTGCAAAAGAAATTGTGGATTATTGGGCGAGTGAGAAGAAGTATTGGGACCCTAAATCCAAAAGATGTGAAGAAAGGCAGGATTGCGGACACTACCTTCAAGTGGTTAATCCCAACTCGCCCAGCCTTGGTTGTGCTAAAGCTAAATGCGGAAATGAT GTAGTTGAAAAAAAATACTTCATGACAAGTAGACCTGGCAAATTGGGTCTGAATCCGAATAACCGAACCGAAATCTATGGATCCGAGATCCGATCCGAGATCTGA